CGCGGTAGAGCGCGGCGGCTTTAGGGAAGTGTAGACTTTTGTTTTGCCTCCGAGTGATTGCTTTTGACTACCAAGAAACAATGATTTGATAAAAAATCGGatgtatgtttttttaaaagatatattttGTAACAAAATAATGCAATTGCCAGGCACGCTACTACTGAGCCATGTCTAATCTCGTGAATTTTTTCTCTAAGTATTTCGTAAATGCTTTTGTCTGTGCGGGGGGAGGAGGGTAGGGTTTCTTTACTTACACAAAAATAGCCCTGATCTCTCCCAATCCTTTTGTTCCCGATGAGAAAGGAAGAGCTTTAAGTATTGAAAAAACCCGCCCTGCACAAGGATTGGCCAGCGGAAATCCCGGCCCGctgcctttccccctcccttccccgcCGACGATTACGCCTCTTATCTCTGGAACTGTATCAGCCACTGGGAGAAGAGGGGCAGGAACTCTCAACGAACACAGACCGTGTGTTCTCCGGCGGAACTAAACGCAAAATATCTCACACCGTGAAGGACTTGCAAGGGGACGAGGGCATTTTGAAACGACATTGTTAACAATATGGAAAACACTGCTATTATATCCGACCAAAAATAAAGACATGTTAAAACACGGGTTGAGTAGTTAATATTATATAGCATTCATTGTGATTTGGATAACTCAGCTCTCTTAGGACCTTGTGGGTGGCTCTGAAAAGagcctttggttttttttcagaaaagcaaacGTGGCACTTGTTCTTTCGGGTTCACTTGGTTTTTGCCTTGTGGCTGTCGGTCTTCTTGGGCAGCAGCACGGCCTGGATGTTGGGCAGCACGCCGCCCTGCGCGATCGTCACCTTGCCCAGCAGCTTGTTGAGCTCCTCGTCGTTGCGGATGGCGAGCTGCAGGTGGCGGGGGATGATGCGCGTCTTCTTGTTGTCGCGGGCCGCGTTGCCCGCCAGCTCCAGGATCTCGGCCGTCAGGTACTCCAGCACGGCCGCCAGGTACACCGGGGCGCCGGCGCCCACGCGCTCCGCGTAGTTGCCCTTGCGCAGCAGCCGGTGCACGCGGCCCACGGGGAACTGCAGCCCGGCCCGCGACGAGCGCGACTTGGCCTTGGCGCGCGCCTTCCCGCCCTGCTTTCCGCGCCCGGACATTTTCCTTGGCTCGCTCTGCTCGGACAGGAACACGCCGCGCAGCAGAACAAACAAGAACTCAGcgctccccagctctgctctcgCTTTAGCATCTCGTCCCTTCCCTGATAGGCTGAGAAGTAGGTCTTGTGCAGACAGCCAATGAGAAGGCGAATCCAATTCTGACCAATCAGACGCGAAGAATGGTAAGTGATGACATAATTTTGAATTTGACCAATGAGGATACGCAAAGCCGATGCCGTTCATTTGCATAGCGGAGCTATAAATAAGTGGCACGCAGCCGCGCTCCTCACTTcgttcctgagctgctcctggtcACTTCCGTGGTGTGAGGAGACAAGCCGTGGTTGCGATGCCTGAGCCGGCCAAGTCCGCTCCCGCGCCCAAGAAGGGCTCCAAGAAGGCGGTGACCAAGACCCAGAAGAAAGGCGACAAGAAGCGCAAGAAGAGCCGTAAAGAGAGCTACTCCATCTACGTGTACAAGGTGCTGAAGCAGGTGCACCCCGACACGGGCATCTCGTCCAAGGCCATGGGCATCATGAACTCCTTCGTTAACGACATCTTCGAGCGCATCGCCGGCGAGGCGTCGCGCCTGGCGCACTACAACAAGCGCTCCACCATCACGTCGCGGGAGATCCAGACGGCcgtgcggctgctgctgcccggcGAGCTGGCCAAGCACGCCGTGTCCGAGGGCACCAAGGCTGTCACCAAGTACACCAGCTCCAAGTAAACAACTGCTGAAAATACCGCTAAACCCAAAGGCTCTTTTAAGAGCCAGCCACTGTTTCATTAAAAGAGCTGTACAATCAAGTAAGATAACACCTTACAGGTTCTTAATGTGCAATCTTTCTGTCTTaaaggttttttggggtttgttttgttaggttttttttttttattactattatttattttgagttttgttcCGGGTTCCTGAGTTTTTTAGGCGGTTACTCTGACAAATACTGCTTTAGAGTTTAGTGCATTAAAAACGTTCActattatatatgtataaaagGCTTTTAAATGGCTGGGGGGGGGTCTAAcggttgtttttttttctgtttaggtCATGCTTCCCTTAATTTATGATCTATTCATTTTTCAATATCTCATTATAGTAAGGTTTTGCTTGTATATATCAAATTTCTGTGTTACGTGTGTTGTTAACTGAAGGatagaaatatttctggatttttctagTCGAAAGGGAATCTAAATTATTAATAATGGATAATAATCCATGTACAGCATTGCTATAATAAGATTTACCACTTGATGGTGCTCAGTCATtgggattattttctttcctgaagtgAGAATGAGTGCAGTACCTTATACTATGAAAGGATTTATGTAGTGACAAGTGACATTTACCTTAAACTCTTTCCAATAGACCAGTGATCAATGTGACTCAGAAGCACTTTATAAAATCTCCTTTATCGTCTGGATTTGTCTTTATAATTCTACTGTtcatgtgatttttattttaatagtacCTTGCCTAGCTTCTCTCCATACGTGCTTTAGGTTCTTGCAAGTAAGAAAACAGgtgaagattatttttttaacttatcTGACCTTTTCTGCATTTATCTGTCACTAATTGAAATAAAACTATTAAATACTAAGAAACTAGACACCCTGGACTGACTTTCAGCTACCAGACTATCACATATCTACTGACTAGGCTCAAACTGCAGGCTTTGAGTCGCTCCGTCTCATTCTTGGATAATTACATGCCAACATAGATGCAGATCAAAGCCATTATCCCTTTCAAACTGAATAATCCTTCATTTCAAGTAATCATTTTGAACTTCTTAACATACTTAATTCATGAAAGTACCAGAGAATCACAAAAGTGAAATTTCTAGTGCTGACTTGCATAATAATCTTTGGTAGTACAGGTAATGGGACAGGCACCAGGTCTCAAAAATCTGTCACCTAATGTCTAATAAATGTTAATTTCTGTTTGGAGGGTTATGAGGACTTCTCAGATTGGATTTCAGCTATCCAGGGGGAAGAGGCACTCTCCAAACTCTTCCTTATCGGCCTGAAATGGTGTTTTGCTATCTCTCCAAGTACTTTAGTGTAAACTCAAACACAGGTTGCCTATTCTGCATGCTTCTATGCGTCTAATACCTTAAAAGATTAATAAACCATTGTATATTCCAGTCTCTAggttttttcaaatttttctggATCACTAGAAAAGCACAAAGAAGTGCTCATATTTTGACAGTGGAAGAGGGTCACCAGAATTTGTCAGTGGCTCTTCTGTACAGTCAGTCATGTAAAAATACTCCAGTTCAAACTCCAGCTATCAATGGAAAGCCCTGCTGCCTGATTTacagcaggagctcagtgaAGCCTTTTGGCCTCCCACCCCAAATGTGTGGGTTTTGCCCATGTTGCACACTTCTTTAGGGATTGTCACAGAAATTCAGAGGATTTTCGTAGATTGTTTCAGTGTCTGAAAGTGTTTCTAGGCCTATGAAACTCTCTGCTAAACAGGAAGCAAAATGTTGCTGATAGCTGCTTTCAATTTCAGTAAGATTGATAAGGCAATGTTAGGGGGCTGTAATGTGAACATTTGACATCAGATCTGATTGTAACATAAGTCTCATTTTTCTAACAGAGCTGCGAACAAAGTCTCTGAACCGACACGGAGTTACTACCGTGGAAAATTTTTTGAACTTGTTCTTTTCACCAGAGATAAAAGTAGTAGGATTTAAGCTCAGCAAAAATACcaaatctttaaaatttc
This genomic interval from Catharus ustulatus isolate bCatUst1 chromosome 4, bCatUst1.pri.v2, whole genome shotgun sequence contains the following:
- the LOC116996078 gene encoding histone H2B 1/2/3/4/6 produces the protein MPEPAKSAPAPKKGSKKAVTKTQKKGDKKRKKSRKESYSIYVYKVLKQVHPDTGISSKAMGIMNSFVNDIFERIAGEASRLAHYNKRSTITSREIQTAVRLLLPGELAKHAVSEGTKAVTKYTSSK
- the LOC116996048 gene encoding histone H2A-like, which gives rise to MQMNGIGFAYPHWSNSKLCHHLPFFASDWSELDSPSHWLSAQDLLLSLSGKGRDAKARAELGSAEFLFVLLRGVFLSEQSEPRKMSGRGKQGGKARAKAKSRSSRAGLQFPVGRVHRLLRKGNYAERVGAGAPVYLAAVLEYLTAEILELAGNAARDNKKTRIIPRHLQLAIRNDEELNKLLGKVTIAQGGVLPNIQAVLLPKKTDSHKAKTK